cgtttttttccccctcactcAATCATTAGAGAAGCTTGTGAGTCGTGATGGGAAACtcaattccttttactgactcgagttcttatgagtcagTCACTGAAGTAAATCGGTTACCTGCGTGAATCGAGTAGCCAATCGGGTAGCCAAAAAGTTCCGTCGGCTCCCCCAACCTTTCACGCATTTAATCACACCCTGACATGTTgcctgatttccttttttgaaatttagctagcggtagcaggggtgagtaggtgacgagtacccgtgagtcccaATTCTAAGAAAAACACTCGCCAGTTTGAACGACTCGTTCAATACTCGCACATTCATGCCCCTGAGACTGGCGGAAGTAGAGGCACTTCTTGGTACGATTAGAACAAGCAAACAGGCCGCCATTATCATATCAATAAATTGTCACATAAATCGCTTGTGTAGAAAACTTGACAAAGCGCTCTGTGTGTGCGCGGCTTTCTGCTCATTCACCAAGATTTGCCAAAATGACGGCGGCGGTGTTTTTTGGCTGTACTTTCATTGCTTTCGGCCCTGCTATTGCTCTGTTCCTGTTTACCATCGCCCGGGAGCCGCTGCGGGTCATTTTCCTCATAGCTGGGTGAGATATGATGTCTTCTTTCGGCACCTTTTTGTATACTTACTCTTTCATTGTGAGTAAAACTTGAATACGATCGTGCTCACATTGATGAACTCCCGTCACTAGCATGCTAGCAGGGAGCTTTACTAGCTTCCTCTGTTGGAAAAACAAAGCCAGGGTTCACTCAAATGTACACTACACTGTATAATCTTTGATCTGGTAATAGACTGTTATGACAAGGGCATGGGAGAATGGGCGTCTAAtagtcattgtttttggtgcatcCCTTAGTAATGTCAGATTCCCACTGATACATTGTCTATTATTTAAAGCACTGGTGGGCTCAGAAATAAGTGAGTAATCTGATGGGTATGTGATCAATCCATATATCTTTCTTTATCTTTTAGTTAAAACAATATAATCGTGTGGAAAATCTGATGTGCCCTTGTCATTCAACAGATTTAACATGACACGATTTAAAACCAATGTGTTTGGGATAGTTCAAGGGCACTGCACCTCATCTTTACAATTTGTGTCAGGTTTTACTTGTGAAATGTGAATCCCCATTTTCTTGCAGAGAATCtcttggatgatttttttcacacatacacacgcacacaggcgaGTTTAGTGGCTTAGGGATGTCTGTTGAGTCTAAAGCCAAGCTTGCACTATGAAGGcggctctcttttaaagcagctattGTATCACCATGTttacttaggctaaactcattcACCTTAAAATAGGCCAAAAAGGCACCAGtgtttcactgtgtaactcaTTTGGAGGTGGCGTCACCATTTGTTGAGAACTCGGTGGACCTGGGGGCACTAATAATTTGGGCAGCACTACGACCGGGGTGGCTTTTTCAAGATGGCGTTGATCTGCTAGCATTCTCCAGAAGAGGTATAGATCAGCCGCAGGAATATGTTACATTTGCTCACCTTTTGAGCCGAGcgtcaggaataaaatgcaatatgaaatatttgttCAGCCAGTGTTAGCAAACCTATATGTCACAGCAGCCCTAGCATGCTCAGCCTGTTGGTCTtcttatattaaaatatttgcatTCATTAACTGAAATAAATCACGTCTTTATTCTATCGAAAAGGAAAAAACTCGTCACAAAACActccaacactgccatctagtgaacACAACGAGGCATgtgtaatatccatccatccgtccgttttctatgccgcttgtcctgaCTAAGctcgctggggtatgctggagcctatcccagctgtctatGGGCGAGAGGAgaggtacaccttggactggttgccagcagGGCATACCATGTGTAATCTACTACTCACAAGAAGTTAGGGATATACCTGAACCTAaaatgtactactgtatattctttATAAACTTTACAAGGGAACTTAATTTGAGCTTCtctaattttgaatgcacatgtccaaaatgTATCAATACTTAACGCACTGAATGCACAATGTGCAGTTCTCTTACATAACAGCTGTGCAAATCcgtaactttttgtgagtagtatatatatatagaagtaaaatatgaaaacatgctttagtttatatattttttaaacggaTAAGTGTCTAAATGTAAACGGTGAGCTTTCAGAAATGAAAACACTAAGGGTATAgtgtaataatcagtgttatttacatatttacacgCTCGGCAATTTtctgcctctctctctctgttgacagcaacagtgttgtttttggcagtgataatctttttgaactcctcataacgctccataataattgcTTGATCCTCTTGTGTAGAATACACCGGCCCCAGGATTTGCatggaagtagaataataagaTGTCAAACGCGCACTGAGCATAAAGGCCGGGTATGTTCAGCCACTTTCACGGTGCAGGCCTTAGGGCTATCTGCTTAGGTTTTAAagaaatcacactttttttatgattgttaccactattatttattattattagactccTACTTGTCTTATTCTGCTTTTAAGAAACTGTTCTTCAAGGGAGGTCCTGGAAAGACAGATCACGGGGTACTTCCTGAATAAAAACATGCATAGAAAGACAAGAAACTAGAAGAGTGAAAAGCATGGCACGCTCGCTCACTCGACAGTACATTCATGGACGTAATGAAGACAAGTCAGAAGACAAGTCAATGAATGAGTGATGACTGATAGACAGGCCGTCAGAGAGGGGGTGGAGGCAACTCGCCCTGGCCAGTGAGGGTCGCTGGGCGAGAGTGAGGGTGACGTGTCGTCAATGGCAGTGTTTGTTCTGCAGCTTGTTAAGTAAAATCAAATTCAATTAGCTTGCATGTTTTGCAGTGTGAattgaaattgtgtttttttgtgcagccctacAGAGGATTGACCACTCTAGAAGAAAAGTCACATGATCGTGTTACATTCTTTCATgtaacttgtgtgtgtgcttgttgtCTTACAGAGCATTTTTCTGGCTAGTTTCTCTCCTGCTGGCGTCTCTGGTTTGGTTCATCTCTGTTCAGATCAGCAATAAGGACAGTGCGGAGCAGCAGAAAGGCCTCCTCATCTTTGGTGTGGTGCTGTCCGTTCTCCTGCAAGAGACCTTCCGCTTTGCTTACTATAAGCTGCTCAAGTAAGCTGACGCACAGTTGTTGGGATGTTTTTAGACGCTGATGTAACTGCTACATTCAGTGGAGCCTCTATACAGTTTTTTTGGAGGGCTTACGGTCCAAACCCCCCAGcaaatgatgaaaaaacacatatacagtaatccctcatttattgcagttaagtGGTTACAGACTCggtcgtgataagtgaatttccgcaaagtaggattcctttgttataaatggaatattttattgctgtattatgagaagcaaacaaaacaacaaataaaattgtcattttgcaaaaagttgtaatattattgtatttaagacgaaagttgaatttttggaaaattaaaaaaaaaaacattaaaaaatgggaaaagtcTGAAGTTGATACTGATGACACACTTTCACCTacgtgacaaagctgagatgcatttttcttgaaagtaacagagttgaaatattaaagaaaaaaatacataatttttttaaaagtcggaatattatgagaaacaagacaaaacaaagttgtcatttttgaaaattttgtTTGAGGAAAATCTCattatattacaggaataaagtcaaaatattgtggtaataaagtcataattacaaaaagaaagttgaaatatttggaaaatgcaaaaaaaaactcagcagaaagatatatatatatattttttttacaaagctgagatgcagtttttttcttgaaatatgtactgtgtatatatatttataatttcttATGTATAACTttcatatcaaagtggcccttgcatcctttcctttcatttttcactatgtggccctcggtggaaaaagtttggacacccctgtgctttaagattggtgtgtttgtgtgttttcctgCAGGAAAGCGAATGAAGGGCTTCTCACTCTGAGTCAGGAGGAGACCATGCCCATCTCCATAAGACAACTGGCCTACGGTACAGTTAGTCCTTACTTTCAAAACAGTATTTTTGTGCCCTATCCTGACTTTGTAATTGAGGACAAGCTAATCAATCTAGCTATTCATTAATTGTTCTAAAATGTCTGCGGTCTCGTCCCCAGAGATGTCACTTTGCTTATGATATGTCTTAGTGTCCGGCCTCGGCTTTGGCTTCATGAGTGGAGCATTCTCCGTGGTGAACATTCTGGCTGACTCTGTTGGCCCAGGCACTGTTGGGATCCATGGAGACTCACAACATTACTTCTTGTCTTCAGGTACTTTACTCTCATCCAGCATGATTCCACAAGCAGTACAGACCAAGAGTCTGCGCACCCCTTTAAAATGCCACGTGgcctaaaaagtaaaaaatggtaatgttatagtaaaaaaaacccaaaagatgTGTTAAGTGTGTACTCACACTAGGTCATCTGCACCAGGCCTGGGCCCACCTAACACCCACAACAGCGTATATTGTCTACGAGTGCCCTGAATTGTGCCCTCTTTTGTCACAATCGGAAGAGGGGTGTTaggattgtgaatgataaaccgatatgaccggatatccggtttgcaAGAGATAGGCtgcatcggtagcagcctcTTCCATAAGAATGAGACATAAATCCTCAGATTGGGTGTCCagagtgcagcccaggggcgctgttgttttttaaaatatttttcctcagcacatttaaaaaaataaatcaaaaaaacaatagctaacatattattttaattgttttaattattgttattttattattttaattattgcatcttatatattattatatttaattatttactattataattatagggaaaaaattcataatatgagccaacaaaacaaagttgcacattttggaaaactgggttgggaaagagttataatattataacaataaagtcaaaatattatgaaaataaagccagaatattacaagaaaaaaatcgaccggaagaaagttgaaatatttacacaaaaaaattaaatagcaAGGAAGTGTAATGCGGGGAGGAAAAGTtgatacatatactgtaatacgcATTGAAGCTGAGATAcagcctcttttttttctttaagtataaaaaacatctcagcatatctacacgggttggtttacaaaatgtaaaagtggccccccttcatccttttgatttttcagtgtgtggtcctcggtggaaaaagtttggacaccaaaGCCACCTCATGTAGTCGGATTTTCCTGACATTTATATAAGCTGGACATGCAGGACATACCAAAAAGCCAAGCCGTTTGCTTTCAACCAACAACATTTGAAGTGAAAATTGAGGTATCTGGCATTTGTTCTCCATTTAAATAAACTCGTCCATTTCCAGCATTCATGACGATGGCCATCATCCTTCTGCACATGTTCTGGGGTGTCGTCTTCTTTGACGCCTGTGAAAAGAAGCGTTGGTGGGCCGTGGCTGCTGTTGTCATCAGCCATCTGGTCGTTTCCTGTCTGGTGAGTGATGTGTGAAGTGAAATACTTTTAAGGTCTGTTGCACTCTGGGCTGTGTGGCTGTCGCTACACAGTTGGGGTGATACATTTCCAGGGTTTTTTTTCCGATGTGGCCTATTTCTGATGTGTCGAATGTGAGCTAATTATGGTTCTGTATATTAGATGTATACAGACCATTACTTAAGACAGATGATTTGATGGCAGCAGCCAATGGAGAATTGTGATTTAGAAATGCTTTTAATGTTCTTGCAATGTTTTCTGTTAAGCACTTTGAactaccttgtgtatgaattgtgctttatatttatacatgtatatacagtatgtatatactgctcaaaaaaattagaggaacactttgaaaacacttcAGCTCTAACctgggggaaaaattatcttgaatatctttcctgataataagtgggtgatgtattagtaacaaaatcatgccacataatttgatagaaatgaaaatgatcaccctatagaggggggaaatcaaagacaccccaaaaatgaaagtgaaaaaatgatgcagcacactggtccattttgctaaaatgtcattgtagcaactcaaaatgattctcagtagtttgtgtggcccccacgtgcttgtacgcatgcctgacaacgtcggggcatgctcctaatgacactaCGGATGCTGTGCTGGGGgatctcccagatctggaccagggcatcactgcggtacctggacgcatggaggagattccaggagaccggtagttactccaggagagctggacagggcatagaaggtccttcaaccctcagcaggatcggtatctgctcctttgtgcaaggaggaacaggatgagcactgccagagccctacaaaatgacctccagcaggccactggtgtgaatgtttctgaccaaacaatcagaaacaggctccatgagggtggcctgagggcccgacgtcctgtagtgggccctgtgctcactgcccagcaccgtagagctcgattggcatttgccatagaccaccagaattggcaactacaccactggtgccctgtgctcttcactgatgagagcaagttcaacctgagcacatgcgacagacatgaaagggtctggagatgccgtggagaacgttatgcctcctgcaacatcattcagcatgaccggtttggtggtgggtcagtgatagtctggggaggcatatccctggaaggatgcacagacctctacaggttagataacgataacggcaccctgactgctattaggtatcgggataaaatccttggacccattgtcaaaacctacgctggtgcagtgggacctggtttcCTCCCGATCCACGACagtgcccgacctcatgtggctagtgaatgcaggtagttcctggaggatgaaggaattgataccatcaTTGTTCTAttgtctaatttttttgagcagtatatatttctatatactgctcaaaaaaattggagtaacacttcaaaaacacatcagatctaaactgggggaaaaatgatcttgaatatctttcctgacaataattgggtgatgtattagtaacaaaatgatgccacataatttgatagaaatgaaaatgatcaccctatagaggggggaaatcaaagacaccccaaaaatgaaagtgaaaaaatgatgcagcagactggtccatttagctaaaatgtcattgtagcaactcaaaatgattctcagtagtttgtgtggcccccacgtgcttgtacgcatgcctgacaacgtcggggcatgctcctaatgagactacggatggtgtcctgggggatctcctcccagatctggaccagggcatcaatgagctcctggataatctgaggagcaacctggcggcgccggatggacctaaacataatgtcccataGGTGTTCTATTGAgattaggtcaggtgaacgtggtggccagtcaatgtatcaattccttcatcctccaggaactacctgtgtatatatgtgtgtgtgaaaaaagtgttttcccccttcctgatttcttatttgtttgcatatttgtcacacttaaatgtttcagatcatcaaacaaatttaaatattagttcatgacaacacaactgaacacaaaatgtggggtgttatttcaaaaagaggtcacaaaagactccacaacaacatccaaagaactgcaggcatcACATGCCTCGTTTAAGGTCTGTGTTCATGATtctaccataagaaagacactgagcaaaaacatcctgcatggcagagttctaagaccaaaaccactgttgaacaaaaagaacattaaggctcatctaaattttgccagaaaacatcgtgatgatccccaagacctttgggaaaatactctgtggtctcacagacaaatttgaactttttgaaaagtgtttgtcccattacatctggtgaaAAAATAACGCCGCGTTTCAGACAAAGaatatcataccaacagtaaaatatggtggtggtagtgtgatggtctggtgctgtttgggacctcaagctgaaacaaacttgggttctgcagcaggacaatgatcgtaaacacaccagcaagtccacctttgaAGGCCTAGTCAAAGTTCTTGACCTgagtcctattgagatgctgtggcatgacctttaaaaagacgcttcatgctggaaaactctccaatgtggctgaattacaacagttctgcaaagatgagtgggccacagcgctgtaagagactcattgcaagttatcgcaaacgcttgattgcagttgttgctgctaagggtggcccaaccagttattaggtttagggggcaatcactttttcacacagggccatggaggccatggatttttttccctttgtaaaataataaaaagtttcatttaaaaactgcattttgtgttcacttgtgttgtcattgactttaaatttgtttgataatacaccactgtataaacttgccttgcttCATGTTGATCCACCTCTTGTCTCATCTCACAGACTTTTCAGAATCCGGAGTATGTCGGCAGCCTGGTTCCCACCTACGTCATCTTGTTCCTAATGGGCATGTGGGCCTTTTACTCTGCTGGTGGCTCGCTGAGGAACCTCAAACTTTGCCTCACATGCAAGGACAAAGACTTACTGCTTGCCAACCACCGGCCCAGATAACGCAACACTCCAGGGAGCATGCGGGACTCTACATCCAaagataacacacacacgcacacgcacacacacacacagaacccCACGAGACAGATAATGTGCGTTTTGAGTAGATTTTTGAAACCTAAgaatattttcttgtttaaaaaaaaaaaaaaggtaccgTAAAAGCAGTGAATGTTTTGCAGaagaaatacaacattttgATGGAGGTTCACATCTAAAATCCCTGTGCTGCATGGTgcaccatgttttttttcttggctcCAGTCTTACAGGAGCTTGTCACGTTAAAGTTTCACTCCAGCCTTATGTGGTTTTGTTGTCCAATGTTTTTTAAAGGGTGAATTCTGAACAATGaatacaaaatatgcatatttcagcatttATTTTCCCATTTGGTTATAGAATGGACATGAGTTTTCTACTACTTAACTCCTCCACTCAGCTTGTCAAACTTGGGCAGTGTGATTTTTGCTTTATCGTCaccattattttgttatttgcaGCGGTCAACACAAGCAATGAACTGTAAAATTGTGAT
The sequence above is a segment of the Dunckerocampus dactyliophorus isolate RoL2022-P2 chromosome 3, RoL_Ddac_1.1, whole genome shotgun sequence genome. Coding sequences within it:
- the aph1b gene encoding gamma-secretase subunit Aph-1b; translated protein: MTAAVFFGCTFIAFGPAIALFLFTIAREPLRVIFLIAGAFFWLVSLLLASLVWFISVQISNKDSAEQQKGLLIFGVVLSVLLQETFRFAYYKLLKKANEGLLTLSQEETMPISIRQLAYVSGLGFGFMSGAFSVVNILADSVGPGTVGIHGDSQHYFLSSAFMTMAIILLHMFWGVVFFDACEKKRWWAVAAVVISHLVVSCLTFQNPEYVGSLVPTYVILFLMGMWAFYSAGGSLRNLKLCLTCKDKDLLLANHRPR